One stretch of Bacteroidia bacterium DNA includes these proteins:
- a CDS encoding 6-carboxytetrahydropterin synthase, whose product MNATVSKKVTFNSAHRLYNPKWDDQTNNRVFGLCNNPSFHGHNYDLIMKVKGPIDPVTGYVIDVKELKELAEKEICFRYDHTNLNLDHPEFNQELGGVNPTAENIAKRCFELLRPHLPAHLQLTVVLYETPRNFVEYDGGL is encoded by the coding sequence ATGAATGCAACCGTTTCCAAAAAGGTCACCTTTAACAGTGCCCATCGCTTGTATAATCCCAAGTGGGACGACCAAACCAACAACCGGGTATTTGGTCTTTGTAACAATCCCAGTTTTCATGGTCACAATTACGATTTAATAATGAAGGTGAAAGGTCCAATCGACCCTGTAACCGGCTATGTAATCGATGTAAAAGAATTGAAGGAATTGGCGGAAAAAGAAATTTGCTTCCGCTACGACCATACCAATCTCAACCTGGACCATCCGGAGTTTAACCAGGAGTTAGGCGGTGTAAATCCAACAGCTGAAAACATTGCAAAAAGATGCTTTGAGTTACTTAGGCCTCATCTTCCGGCCCATCTTCAGCTAACGGTTGTGTTGTATGAAACTCCTCGCAATTTTGTTGAATACGACGGTGGATTGTAA